A window from Pagrus major chromosome 4, Pma_NU_1.0 encodes these proteins:
- the sinhcafl gene encoding SIN3-HDAC complex associated factor, like isoform X1 — MFGFHKSKIYRSNDGCCICKTKSSSSRFTDSSRYEETFRLCFGLSEDRVGDICNACVLLVKRWKKLPNGSKKNWNHVVDARAGPGFKVTKPKKMKNSDGKKKSKLKKLHKLKRQTDSDAHSTTSSVSPAQSPSYSNQSDDGSDIESKQRRSTPSIFSFLDRLYWKRQKVCCGIVYKGRFGEVIIDPRLFKPCCSSKKQKTLASTQVAAHLPDTLPPPLPEDVKESW, encoded by the exons ATGTTTGGCTTTCACAAGTCAAAGATCTACCGGAGTAACGACGGCTGTTGCATCTGCAAGACCAAGTCCTCCAGCTCACGTTTCACAGACAGCAGCCGATATGAGGAGACGTTCAGGCTCTGTTTTGG gctgTCAGAGGATCGTGTTGGAGACATTTGCAATGCCTGTGTGTTATTGGTGAAGAGGTGGAAGAAGCTACCTAATGGCTCCAAGAAGAACTGGAACCAT GTGGTGGATGCCAGAGCTGGACCAGGCTTCAAGGTGACAAAACCCAAGAAGATGAAGAACAGTGAtgggaagaagaaaagcaaGCTAAAGAAGCTTCACAAGTTAAAGAGACAAA CAGATTCAGATGCCCACAGTACGACCTCCAGTGTGTCTCCTGCGCAGTCACCCAGTTACAGCAACCAGTCAGACGATGGCTCAGACATCGAGTCCAAACAAAGACGCTCGactccctccatcttctccttcttggATCGTTTGTACTGGAAAAG gCAAAAGGTGTGCTGTGGGATTGTCTATAAGGGGCGGTTCGGAGAGGTGATTATTGATCCTCGACTTTTCAAGCCCTGCTGCAGTTCCAAAAAACAGAAGACGCTGGCATCCACGCAAGTGGCCGCACACCTTCCAGACacacttcctccaccacttCCAGAAGATGTGAAAGAAAGCTGGTGA
- the sinhcafl gene encoding SIN3-HDAC complex associated factor, like isoform X2 → MFGFHKSKIYRSNDGCCICKTKSSSSRFTDSSRYEETFRLCFGLSEDRVGDICNACVLLVKRWKKLPNGSKKNWNHVVDARAGPGFKVTKPKKMKNSDGKKKSKLKKLHKLKRQNSDAHSTTSSVSPAQSPSYSNQSDDGSDIESKQRRSTPSIFSFLDRLYWKRQKVCCGIVYKGRFGEVIIDPRLFKPCCSSKKQKTLASTQVAAHLPDTLPPPLPEDVKESW, encoded by the exons ATGTTTGGCTTTCACAAGTCAAAGATCTACCGGAGTAACGACGGCTGTTGCATCTGCAAGACCAAGTCCTCCAGCTCACGTTTCACAGACAGCAGCCGATATGAGGAGACGTTCAGGCTCTGTTTTGG gctgTCAGAGGATCGTGTTGGAGACATTTGCAATGCCTGTGTGTTATTGGTGAAGAGGTGGAAGAAGCTACCTAATGGCTCCAAGAAGAACTGGAACCAT GTGGTGGATGCCAGAGCTGGACCAGGCTTCAAGGTGACAAAACCCAAGAAGATGAAGAACAGTGAtgggaagaagaaaagcaaGCTAAAGAAGCTTCACAAGTTAAAGAGACAAA ATTCAGATGCCCACAGTACGACCTCCAGTGTGTCTCCTGCGCAGTCACCCAGTTACAGCAACCAGTCAGACGATGGCTCAGACATCGAGTCCAAACAAAGACGCTCGactccctccatcttctccttcttggATCGTTTGTACTGGAAAAG gCAAAAGGTGTGCTGTGGGATTGTCTATAAGGGGCGGTTCGGAGAGGTGATTATTGATCCTCGACTTTTCAAGCCCTGCTGCAGTTCCAAAAAACAGAAGACGCTGGCATCCACGCAAGTGGCCGCACACCTTCCAGACacacttcctccaccacttCCAGAAGATGTGAAAGAAAGCTGGTGA